In Bacillus sp. Cs-700, one genomic interval encodes:
- a CDS encoding PP2C family serine/threonine-protein phosphatase, whose product MIHHHEFEKLTVAAYQKPKAGNQMCGDSYFVAETSDYFICAVADGLGSGDMAKDSSLAAINAVKDYQEEDVESLMVRANEEMRGKRGCVLSVFKLDLKTRQLEYSGIGNINLIIYQPDGKIIRPISYSGYLSGKLQKVKVQTIDYPSGSSFVTYSDGVQISSKNYSMIARFDSVHESFQHLTDTLPSTNDDITLLVGKTV is encoded by the coding sequence ATGATCCATCATCATGAGTTTGAGAAGCTTACTGTTGCTGCATACCAAAAGCCAAAGGCGGGTAATCAGATGTGCGGGGACAGCTATTTTGTGGCTGAAACATCCGATTATTTCATTTGTGCTGTAGCAGATGGTCTTGGCAGTGGTGACATGGCCAAGGATTCTTCTTTAGCTGCTATAAATGCAGTGAAGGACTATCAAGAAGAAGACGTAGAATCGTTAATGGTACGAGCGAATGAAGAGATGCGAGGAAAACGAGGGTGTGTTCTTTCTGTTTTTAAGCTTGATCTAAAGACGAGGCAACTTGAGTATAGTGGAATAGGAAATATTAATTTGATTATCTATCAACCAGACGGGAAAATTATTCGCCCGATTTCTTATTCAGGTTACTTGTCAGGTAAGCTTCAAAAAGTGAAAGTGCAAACCATTGATTACCCTTCAGGTTCTTCGTTCGTCACGTATTCTGATGGCGTTCAAATAAGTTCTAAAAACTATTCGATGATTGCTCGTTTTGACTCAGTGCATGAATCGTTTCAACATTTAACTGATACGCTTCCATCTACAAATGATGATATCACTCTTCTTGTAGGGAAAACCGTGTAA
- a CDS encoding Tex family protein: MTVDQKQSEHFCKVAQNLKLAERSVREVITLLNDGNTVPFIARYRKELTGGLDEVQLRDIQEAWTYLQNLDQRKEEVIRLIQEQDKLTDELKKQLKAATKLQEIEDIYRPYKQKKRTKATVAKEKGLEPLAQWILVDGNSDPLQVANKYISEENEVLSAEDAIQGAQDIIAEWISDDADARKWIRAKTFQHGLLQTFVKSEEDDPKQIFEMYYSYQEGISKIVPHRILAINRGEKEKVLRTSITPPTESIHEYLKRKTINNQQKDCVTLLEEAIIDGYKRLIQPSVEREIRKELTERAEDQAIHIFSENLKHLLLQPPLKGKRVLGVDPAYRTGCKLAVVDDTGKMLEVSVIYPTPPKSEVEKSKAAVIQMIKKYDIEMIAIGNGTASRETEQFIADVIKEVEKKVVYLIVNEAGASVYSASDLAREEFPDLQVEERSAVSIARRVQDPLAELVKIDPKSVGVGQYQHDVSQKKLNDQLTFVVETAVNQVGVNVNTASVSLLQYVAGLSRSVAMNIVKKRDEEGKFTSRVQLKKVPRLGAKTYEQCIGFLRIMGGKQPLDQTEIHPESYEATKALLERIECKPGDIGTEKLVQSLSQVSLKDTAAALNIGEVTLKDIVTSLQKPGRDPRDELSQPILKTDVLKMEDLEQGMELEGTVRNVVDFGAFIDIGVKQDGLVHISKLTNRYVKNPMEVVHVGQVVTVWVDQVDLKRERIALTMLQPS; the protein is encoded by the coding sequence ATGACAGTAGATCAAAAACAATCAGAACATTTTTGTAAAGTTGCTCAAAATTTGAAGCTTGCTGAACGAAGTGTAAGAGAAGTGATTACGTTATTGAATGATGGGAATACTGTTCCTTTTATCGCGCGATATCGTAAAGAGTTAACGGGCGGGCTTGATGAAGTTCAACTAAGAGATATACAGGAAGCGTGGACATACCTTCAAAATTTGGATCAGCGAAAAGAAGAAGTGATCCGTCTTATTCAAGAGCAGGATAAATTAACTGATGAATTAAAGAAACAATTAAAAGCTGCTACAAAGCTTCAAGAAATAGAAGATATCTATCGTCCATATAAACAAAAGAAGCGGACAAAGGCTACGGTTGCTAAAGAAAAAGGGTTAGAACCTCTTGCCCAATGGATACTGGTAGATGGAAATAGTGATCCGTTACAAGTTGCTAATAAGTATATATCAGAAGAAAACGAAGTCTTATCGGCGGAAGATGCGATCCAAGGTGCGCAGGATATCATTGCAGAATGGATTTCTGATGATGCTGACGCTCGAAAATGGATAAGAGCGAAAACATTCCAACATGGATTACTCCAAACGTTTGTTAAATCAGAGGAAGATGACCCTAAACAAATTTTTGAGATGTATTATTCCTATCAAGAAGGCATTTCAAAAATTGTTCCCCATCGTATCCTTGCCATTAACAGAGGTGAAAAGGAAAAAGTTTTAAGAACATCAATTACACCTCCAACTGAATCAATTCACGAGTATTTAAAAAGAAAAACAATTAATAATCAGCAAAAAGATTGCGTGACTCTGCTTGAGGAAGCGATTATTGATGGCTATAAACGGCTTATTCAACCTTCAGTAGAAAGAGAGATACGGAAAGAATTAACAGAAAGAGCTGAAGACCAGGCTATTCACATCTTTTCAGAGAATTTAAAGCATCTTTTATTGCAGCCTCCACTAAAGGGGAAGCGTGTACTTGGTGTTGATCCCGCCTATCGGACAGGATGCAAACTAGCTGTTGTGGATGATACAGGTAAGATGTTAGAAGTATCAGTCATTTACCCAACGCCACCTAAATCAGAAGTAGAAAAGTCAAAAGCAGCTGTCATACAAATGATCAAGAAGTATGATATTGAAATGATTGCGATCGGGAACGGAACGGCATCGCGTGAAACAGAACAGTTTATTGCAGATGTGATTAAAGAAGTTGAAAAAAAGGTCGTTTATCTCATTGTCAATGAGGCGGGAGCAAGTGTTTATTCAGCGTCTGATCTAGCGCGAGAAGAATTTCCGGATCTTCAAGTAGAGGAGCGCTCTGCAGTTTCCATCGCGCGAAGGGTTCAAGATCCATTGGCTGAACTTGTGAAAATTGATCCGAAATCTGTTGGTGTCGGCCAATATCAACACGATGTCTCTCAGAAAAAGTTAAATGATCAATTAACGTTTGTGGTAGAAACCGCTGTAAATCAGGTAGGTGTTAATGTAAATACAGCTTCAGTATCTCTATTGCAATATGTAGCCGGTCTGTCTAGATCTGTTGCGATGAACATTGTGAAGAAACGTGATGAAGAAGGAAAGTTCACGAGCCGGGTCCAATTAAAAAAAGTTCCAAGACTAGGTGCCAAAACATATGAACAGTGTATTGGATTCCTCAGAATTATGGGAGGGAAACAGCCTCTGGACCAAACTGAAATTCATCCGGAGAGCTATGAAGCTACAAAAGCACTTTTGGAACGGATCGAGTGTAAACCAGGGGATATTGGTACAGAAAAATTAGTGCAATCTTTGTCTCAGGTCTCATTAAAGGATACAGCCGCTGCTTTAAATATAGGAGAGGTAACTCTTAAAGATATTGTAACTTCACTTCAAAAGCCTGGTCGAGATCCGCGGGATGAACTTTCTCAACCAATTCTAAAGACAGACGTTTTAAAGATGGAAGATTTAGAACAGGGGATGGAGTTAGAAGGTACAGTAAGAAATGTTGTTGATTTTGGAGCGTTTATTGATATTGGTGTGAAACAAGATGGGCTTGTTCACATTTCGAAGTTAACGAATCGCTATGTGAAGAATCCAATGGAAGTCGTCCACGTGGGACAAGTAGTGACTGTCTGGGTTGATCAAGTAGACCTTAAGCGTGAGCGAATTGCTTTGACGATGCTTCAACCGTCCTAA
- the cmpA gene encoding cortex morphogenetic protein CmpA, which translates to MPVWFKNQLKQAYLEKDRRQIKLLNQCWFFYKRKHRP; encoded by the coding sequence TTGCCTGTATGGTTTAAAAACCAATTGAAACAAGCTTATCTTGAGAAAGATCGACGCCAAATCAAGTTATTAAACCAGTGCTGGTTTTTCTACAAAAGAAAACACCGCCCCTGA
- a CDS encoding SprT family protein, which yields MNEKELQQLVETISEEFFGLAFRHKAMFNPRLKTTGGRYMLRSHNIELNQKHYEEFGQDELIGIIKHELCHYHLHLQKKGYKHQDEDFKRLLKEVGGSRYCQIVPGQRRVEPFKHFYECGECKTKYSRKRKMDISRYVCGKCRGKLIQINQK from the coding sequence ATGAACGAAAAGGAATTACAACAGCTAGTTGAAACGATCTCTGAGGAGTTTTTTGGACTCGCCTTTCGTCATAAGGCGATGTTCAATCCTCGATTAAAAACAACGGGTGGCCGTTATATGCTCAGGTCTCATAATATCGAACTTAATCAAAAGCATTATGAGGAGTTTGGTCAAGACGAACTTATTGGTATTATTAAACATGAGCTATGCCACTATCACCTTCACCTTCAGAAAAAAGGTTACAAACATCAGGATGAAGATTTTAAACGACTTCTTAAGGAAGTAGGTGGATCGCGATACTGTCAGATAGTACCTGGGCAACGTAGAGTTGAGCCGTTTAAGCATTTTTATGAATGTGGAGAATGTAAGACTAAGTATAGTAGAAAAAGAAAGATGGACATATCACGGTACGTATGTGGAAAATGCAGAGGTAAATTAATTCAAATTAATCAAAAGTAG